One stretch of Sebastes umbrosus isolate fSebUmb1 chromosome 5, fSebUmb1.pri, whole genome shotgun sequence DNA includes these proteins:
- the hmg20b gene encoding SWI/SNF-related matrix-associated actin-dependent regulator of chromatin subfamily E member 1-related isoform X2, which yields MESIVQYTETMGGIKQEQSDASQQSKPSHSADQQQDEPKKRGWPKGKKRKKVLPNGPKAPVTGYVRFLNERREHMRARYPDLPFPEITKRLGAEWTRLALNDKQRYLDEAEREKMQYALELKDYQQTEAFQITTAKIQDKRIKKDTPSVIISTSSEPSLSKATDLRFDIPIFTEEFLDQNKAREAELRRLRKANIEFEEQNAVLQRHIKDMYSAKERLEAELGLDEKRTQALHQHLLAIKHTLVNSLSSVPLPGTGETASHVNLDSYLSRLSGVLEGNPHKHRALLSQLCEVLSHLDSEKL from the exons ATGGAG TCCATAGTCCAGTACACGGAGACCATGGGAGGCATCAAACAAGAGCAGAGTGATGCATCACAGCAGTCCAAACCTTCGCATTCAGCAGATCAACAACAAGATGAG CCAAAGAAGAGAGGCTGGCCgaagggaaagaaaagaaagaaggtgCTTCCAAATGGTCCCAAGGCACCAGTAACAGGATATGTCCGCTTCCTGAATGAACGGCGAGAACATATGCGGGCCAGGTACCCTGACTTACCTTTCCCAGAAATCACCAAGAGACTTGGAGCAGAGTGGACGCGACTAGCTCTGAATGACAAACAG CGCTACCTGGACGAGGCGGAACGGGAGAAGATGCAGTATGCGCTGGAACTGAAGGACTATCAGCAGACTGAGGCCTTTCAGATCACCACTGCTAAGATCCAAGACAAGAGGATCAAGAAAG ACACTCCATCTGTCATCATCAGTACTAGTTCAGAGCCCTCTTTATCAAAG GCTACTGACCTCAGATTCGACATCCCTATCTTCACTGAGGAGTTCCTCGATCAGAACAAAG CTCGTGAGGCCGAGTTGCGACGGCTCCGTAAGGCCAACATTGAGTTTGAAGAGCAGAATGCGGTTCTTCAGCGGCACATTAAGGACATGTACAGTGCTAAAGAGCGCCTGGAGGCTGAACTGGGGCTGGACGAGAAGCGTACCCAGGCTCTTCACCAGCACTTGCTGGCCATCAAACACACGTTGGTCAACAGTCTGTCATCGGTCCCCCTGCCAG GTACAGGTGAGACAGCGTCTCATGTGAACCTGGACTCATACCTGAGTCGTCTCAGCGGAGTGCTGGAGGGAAACCCTCACAAGCATCGTGCACTGCTCTCCCAGCTTTGCGAAGTCCTCTCTCATCTGGACAG TGAGAAGTTATGA
- the hmg20b gene encoding SWI/SNF-related matrix-associated actin-dependent regulator of chromatin subfamily E member 1-related isoform X3, with amino-acid sequence MGGIKQEQSDASQQSKPSHSADQQQDEPKKRGWPKGKKRKKVLPNGPKAPVTGYVRFLNERREHMRARYPDLPFPEITKRLGAEWTRLALNDKQRYLDEAEREKMQYALELKDYQQTEAFQITTAKIQDKRIKKEDTPSVIISTSSEPSLSKATDLRFDIPIFTEEFLDQNKAREAELRRLRKANIEFEEQNAVLQRHIKDMYSAKERLEAELGLDEKRTQALHQHLLAIKHTLVNSLSSVPLPGTGETASHVNLDSYLSRLSGVLEGNPHKHRALLSQLCEVLSHLDSEKL; translated from the exons ATGGGAGGCATCAAACAAGAGCAGAGTGATGCATCACAGCAGTCCAAACCTTCGCATTCAGCAGATCAACAACAAGATGAG CCAAAGAAGAGAGGCTGGCCgaagggaaagaaaagaaagaaggtgCTTCCAAATGGTCCCAAGGCACCAGTAACAGGATATGTCCGCTTCCTGAATGAACGGCGAGAACATATGCGGGCCAGGTACCCTGACTTACCTTTCCCAGAAATCACCAAGAGACTTGGAGCAGAGTGGACGCGACTAGCTCTGAATGACAAACAG CGCTACCTGGACGAGGCGGAACGGGAGAAGATGCAGTATGCGCTGGAACTGAAGGACTATCAGCAGACTGAGGCCTTTCAGATCACCACTGCTAAGATCCAAGACAAGAGGATCAAGAAAG aaGACACTCCATCTGTCATCATCAGTACTAGTTCAGAGCCCTCTTTATCAAAG GCTACTGACCTCAGATTCGACATCCCTATCTTCACTGAGGAGTTCCTCGATCAGAACAAAG CTCGTGAGGCCGAGTTGCGACGGCTCCGTAAGGCCAACATTGAGTTTGAAGAGCAGAATGCGGTTCTTCAGCGGCACATTAAGGACATGTACAGTGCTAAAGAGCGCCTGGAGGCTGAACTGGGGCTGGACGAGAAGCGTACCCAGGCTCTTCACCAGCACTTGCTGGCCATCAAACACACGTTGGTCAACAGTCTGTCATCGGTCCCCCTGCCAG GTACAGGTGAGACAGCGTCTCATGTGAACCTGGACTCATACCTGAGTCGTCTCAGCGGAGTGCTGGAGGGAAACCCTCACAAGCATCGTGCACTGCTCTCCCAGCTTTGCGAAGTCCTCTCTCATCTGGACAG TGAGAAGTTATGA
- the hmg20b gene encoding SWI/SNF-related matrix-associated actin-dependent regulator of chromatin subfamily E member 1-related isoform X1, with protein MESIVQYTETMGGIKQEQSDASQQSKPSHSADQQQDEPKKRGWPKGKKRKKVLPNGPKAPVTGYVRFLNERREHMRARYPDLPFPEITKRLGAEWTRLALNDKQRYLDEAEREKMQYALELKDYQQTEAFQITTAKIQDKRIKKEDTPSVIISTSSEPSLSKATDLRFDIPIFTEEFLDQNKAREAELRRLRKANIEFEEQNAVLQRHIKDMYSAKERLEAELGLDEKRTQALHQHLLAIKHTLVNSLSSVPLPGTGETASHVNLDSYLSRLSGVLEGNPHKHRALLSQLCEVLSHLDSEKL; from the exons ATGGAG TCCATAGTCCAGTACACGGAGACCATGGGAGGCATCAAACAAGAGCAGAGTGATGCATCACAGCAGTCCAAACCTTCGCATTCAGCAGATCAACAACAAGATGAG CCAAAGAAGAGAGGCTGGCCgaagggaaagaaaagaaagaaggtgCTTCCAAATGGTCCCAAGGCACCAGTAACAGGATATGTCCGCTTCCTGAATGAACGGCGAGAACATATGCGGGCCAGGTACCCTGACTTACCTTTCCCAGAAATCACCAAGAGACTTGGAGCAGAGTGGACGCGACTAGCTCTGAATGACAAACAG CGCTACCTGGACGAGGCGGAACGGGAGAAGATGCAGTATGCGCTGGAACTGAAGGACTATCAGCAGACTGAGGCCTTTCAGATCACCACTGCTAAGATCCAAGACAAGAGGATCAAGAAAG aaGACACTCCATCTGTCATCATCAGTACTAGTTCAGAGCCCTCTTTATCAAAG GCTACTGACCTCAGATTCGACATCCCTATCTTCACTGAGGAGTTCCTCGATCAGAACAAAG CTCGTGAGGCCGAGTTGCGACGGCTCCGTAAGGCCAACATTGAGTTTGAAGAGCAGAATGCGGTTCTTCAGCGGCACATTAAGGACATGTACAGTGCTAAAGAGCGCCTGGAGGCTGAACTGGGGCTGGACGAGAAGCGTACCCAGGCTCTTCACCAGCACTTGCTGGCCATCAAACACACGTTGGTCAACAGTCTGTCATCGGTCCCCCTGCCAG GTACAGGTGAGACAGCGTCTCATGTGAACCTGGACTCATACCTGAGTCGTCTCAGCGGAGTGCTGGAGGGAAACCCTCACAAGCATCGTGCACTGCTCTCCCAGCTTTGCGAAGTCCTCTCTCATCTGGACAG TGAGAAGTTATGA